A window of Costertonia aggregata contains these coding sequences:
- a CDS encoding ferritin-like domain-containing protein, translating to MNSDIKTIENKIKQIIEKNEDAVKGFQKAAENVKREGVISYFQNRAKQRELFVKTLHNATPVLETGDAEISGSTKGTMHRTWMDIKTFFTSNDDEAMLKEAVRGDESAISEYNEILTETMLPHRMKEIIREQRNEIQNDLETSGILERLV from the coding sequence ATGAACAGTGATATTAAAACAATAGAAAACAAAATCAAGCAAATTATTGAAAAGAACGAAGATGCCGTAAAGGGATTTCAAAAAGCGGCGGAAAACGTAAAACGGGAAGGCGTCATAAGCTATTTTCAAAATAGGGCCAAACAGCGTGAATTATTTGTAAAAACATTGCATAACGCCACTCCGGTACTAGAAACTGGAGATGCTGAAATCAGCGGTTCTACCAAAGGTACAATGCATAGGACATGGATGGACATCAAGACTTTTTTTACTTCGAATGATGACGAGGCCATGTTGAAAGAGGCAGTTAGAGGGGATGAGTCGGCAATTTCCGAATACAATGAAATATTGACCGAGACCATGCTGCCCCACAGAATGAAAGAAATCATTAGGGAACAGCGCAATGAAATTCAAAACGATTTGGAAACATCAGGGATATTGGAAAGATTGGTATGA
- a CDS encoding 6-pyruvoyl trahydropterin synthase family protein: MGNIRITKQFNFETGHALYGYDGKCRNVHGHSYKLSVTVIGEPITDTSHVKLGMVIDFGDLKKIVKEEIVDKFDHATVFNKNTPHVELAKELMDRGHNVILADYQPTSENMVIDFSKKIKARLPKNIELHSLKLQETETSFAEWFASEN; this comes from the coding sequence ATGGGCAATATAAGAATCACCAAACAATTCAATTTTGAAACAGGCCATGCACTGTACGGTTATGACGGCAAATGTAGGAACGTGCACGGTCACAGCTATAAGCTTTCGGTCACGGTCATAGGCGAGCCCATAACCGACACTTCACATGTAAAATTGGGAATGGTAATCGATTTTGGCGACCTTAAAAAAATTGTAAAAGAAGAAATTGTGGACAAGTTTGACCACGCCACGGTCTTTAATAAAAATACGCCCCACGTAGAGCTGGCCAAAGAATTGATGGATAGGGGCCATAACGTGATTTTAGCCGATTATCAGCCCACCAGCGAAAATATGGTAATTGATTTTTCCAAAAAAATAAAGGCTAGATTGCCCAAAAATATAGAACTACATTCCCTAAAACTCCAAGAGACCGAAACCTCTTTTGCAGAATGGTTCGCTTCTGAAAATTAA
- a CDS encoding DUF3592 domain-containing protein has translation MGWIIFYLFLFLIGTFLAYHAFTNYKKTQNLLQKGIRATATVTQFHTHQSDGSTMYTPVFEFTDRSQTKISFKSGISSSPPAYKIGDKVKIVYDRTKPEKAKTISFWGLYRWSVILFMIAAPFLIIGGSYLLYASR, from the coding sequence ATGGGCTGGATCATCTTTTATCTTTTTCTTTTTTTAATCGGTACTTTTTTGGCGTACCATGCCTTTACCAACTACAAAAAAACCCAAAACCTGCTACAAAAAGGTATAAGAGCCACGGCCACCGTGACTCAGTTTCATACTCATCAAAGTGATGGCAGTACCATGTATACCCCGGTTTTTGAATTTACGGACAGGTCGCAGACCAAAATAAGTTTTAAAAGTGGTATCAGCTCTAGCCCACCTGCCTACAAAATTGGGGATAAAGTAAAAATAGTATACGATAGGACCAAACCCGAAAAGGCAAAAACAATATCGTTCTGGGGCCTGTACCGCTGGAGTGTCATTCTTTTTATGATTGCCGCACCATTTTTGATTATTGGGGGATCGTATTTGCTCTACGCAAGTCGTTAA